The following DNA comes from Salvia splendens isolate huo1 chromosome 17, SspV2, whole genome shotgun sequence.
AACATAATGAAAATGTAAATAACTGCAAGCATACTTCAAAGATATGTTCTTCTTTTtaaaagaaaacccacctcgttcgcttaaaatTCCTTAACTTGAGTTCTCTCACTCCGACTCTAACTCgcggagatagccttttgaaaacaaatcaacgtactaataagacttgGGAAATTCTTATACTTAAATTATAATGCATGCCCCTAATTAATCATGTTATCCTTCGTTCACTTCTAGGAAATTTTCGGAACTTGCATATTAGTTAAATctggaaattaattaataacatttctttaaattaattatttctttaattaacattttttatttctttcatgGCTGCCCGAGACGTCGCGGGCGATGCCTGTCGGCAGTTCGTGTCCTCGAAATCCTACCCTTCGACCCTTTTCCAATTCTTGAATTTTTATCCGCAGCCCAACAATTAATTCTCGACCCAAATGTTAATTCCACAAAACTAGCCCACTTTCTTGTACCTAATTAAATTTAGCCCAGCAATGAATTAAGGTAACGGGCAGCCCAAATACTTAAATCTGCCCAAACACTAATTCTTAACTCCTTGGCCCAACCAACAAATAACTCAGCCACTCTTCACTTTAAACCAATCTAGCCAACACTCAAATAAAACTCTCAAcacatttcttttattttaaaattgatcTAGACACACCCTCAAAAATCGTGTCTCATCTTCTCTCCCCAATCCTCCATTTCACAATTTGGAGTAAGGGTCTTCTTCCATACCTGCACAGAATTCAGTATTTCTGTTAGAATAATATCCTTCGTAGTATCCTCATTGTTGATCCTGATCGTAATAGTAGAAAAATCTAttgaaacaaaaattaaataatagcagTAATATCCAAATTAGCAAAATAATCCGTTGAAATATATCAACCACAAAGCGTGAAAGTATTcaccggcaacggcgccaaaaacttatGCACTTTTTATCTATCACGGGGAAAACTATCACAGACAATCTATCTTCTACTAAGGTTTATACAAGTGCCAACTACAATATCTAGCACAATTCATACTTAACTtgaacgagtcacataaataTTGCCCATATGGCACAAAGTAGATCATATATACTATGGGCGTCATTCCTAGATTTATAACTCCAAAAAACACCTAAAACTCATATTGTTCACGCTCTCTGCACCAGTACTTAGTCCAGAATAGTATTGTACAAGCAGACTATCACCCAACCAACTGCCCAAGAAGAAAAACGAACTTCCAGTTGTAGTAATATGGTATAAGAGTATCCGCAATAGTGCCCGTCCCGGCGGtcatccgccattgtgcaaaggtgacgcagatacggacgtccgctgcggacaccggagtttcGCGGTGTTCCCGGGACATTCGTCGCGACGTCCTTGCAGACGTCCGCACGAACATcccaattattttaaatttttttttttaaattctataaatacagcttgttgaatttcatttcattcgcaccacttgtattaatgagtatctctctctctacgtttcttttatatatccagaatgactggtagtggtagtggtagtggtttTGGTACGGGTGGTAGTGGTGTGGGGTATGATGACATTATGAGGCgaattcatgcacgtgtgcgggaggtaGCAGAGAGGGAGATACAAGTGGCTTTGGCGCCGGCGGTACCtcacccatccatcgtcgatctatagtaccccgggaccacctcgctgcacaccgtcagttgtacgaggattacttcgctccggagccaCGATTTAGGGAGAACGTATTCCAgagacgttttaggatgcatcgttaACTCTTTCGCTCCGCTccacacgccgattcagaagtgcactacCGCAATgaggcagctggcatacggaggcacgaccgacatgttcgatgagtacctccacatcggcgagatgACTGCCCGCGATTGCCTTAAGTATTTTTGCCAGGgagttagggagatattcggggataggtatcttcgaaagcctacccccgaagattttCAGGCCctgctggatatgcacttaactcagcacgggtttccggggatgCTAGGCAGCacagattgtatgcattgggagtggaagaactgccccgctgcctggaaaggggtgtacactatgggtttcaagggcaagaatcccacgataatccttgaagcggtagctaactaccggctatggatttggcatgtctattttggagtagccgggtcgaacaacgatatcaacgtcctccagttgtcaccccttttcaacgaccagtgcatgggggTCGGTCCAGCCGTCAATTtcatcgccaacggcaaccagcacaacatgaGCTATTATTTGGCTGATAGGATacaccctatgtggcccgtctttgtgaagacgatcagatgtccaacagaagaaaagaaggtatattttgcgggtcgtcaggaggcagcgcgcaaggatgtggagcgggcatttggtgtgctccagagtcgatgggcggcagtgaagggtataccccatgacgaggtcgagcgagtccgtgcatttgccgacatgcgccaaaaacaagctcatattcgactccggaacgatataattgaagaagtatgacAGGGGATGGGTCGTCgtggatgaaatttttatttattgaaatgtactttttttagttttttttaaatgtacctttcttttttttatttaatgaatttttttattccgtaatcgttctgtaaattgtttaattccgtaaattatttaatttggtgaatttgtgaatttttattaatgtgggaagtctgccgggatgtccttgggggtgtccgccactgtgcagtgagaagtccttatgacgtggcagtgcagtgggaagtccttatgacgtgataTGAGGTGTTTTAGGGATGTCCGCGGGAATGTccaccgggacatccgcaccactgtgcATGCCCTAAAAACTGGTaagtaatactactattaaaatcCATCGAGGGTTGAAGTTAAACCATATAAGTGCATTATTATATTCCAAACACTATACCTCctccgtcctacaagaatatgcactatttcattttttagtccatcacacaagaatatgcactttttaattttagaactattttctctctaacgaggtgagacccattctccactactaatattttatttattttttctatctacctctctcttactttactaattttttattaaaactcgtgctgaactcaaagtgcatattctttggggacggagagtgtataatttataaattaaaataaaatgcaattttgctttgaattttttattaacAAATATGCGTACGatgtatttattaaataaattaactaaactataatttatattttcactCTCCCaccaataattattattattattattattattattattattattattattatcttttttGTGATGTTGATTTATGTTAATTTATTCTCATTGAAACTTTAGTTTGATAGTAAGTTTAAAACAAAAGATGTAATAATGTGTTGGattatttctctattttaactaaatttattttattttgttatatattaaattgttcttatatgtatatatttattttttcgtaatattagaatttttatttaaattttaattaatactccataaagCAAATTAAATATCTATGTATGGTGTTAAACTGGTATATAAATACATTCCAACACTTGCATGTTCGTATATAAGGAAAGTTCATCATTATAAAAAGCCAACGTTTCACTTGAACCGCAACAATTTTAATCTTTGCAAAATAAATTCCAAATATAGTATTTTGTTTGTTtacttgaaatattaaattCCCAATAGAGCATACTACCTTcatctataaaaaataatttcaatagtaaataacatttaatttaatataaaattaatgaaataagaGACATCTAAAAGAAATAATGACATATTGTAATTACCTAAAATGACATCCACTCATTAAACAGCGATATTTAACATAATAAATAGAAGTTAATTTTGATcgaaaaataaaactatttttagcagaacaaaaaaaaaaataatacttatatccCTCGCTAGTATAAATATGCCAAGAATTTAATGACGAGGGCCCACCAGCTATTCTCTTCCTCCGAAACCACTGTTTTgattattcaaaatcaaaactcataaatcaaaataattgcagtggttttttttttgtttctgctAATTTCATCTAATTCATTTCCTAATAACAGTCCCATCATTGTGATTCTGCCATTTCTCTGCCTTTTTGTAGCTCAATTTACTTGAATAAGGTGACACCCAAATGCCCTGCATTTCAGTTTCACGAATTATTGAATCATAATTCTACATTTTTCCGTTTGAAGATTGCTCCTTCTGTTTTATTTTGTGCCTGATCTTTTTCAATTATTCCTGGAAGGATGGCTTATGTGCCAACGAGATATTTGTGCATCTTGCAAATGAGTCATAAccttatatttgtatatatatattaggaCTTTTTGTGTAATGGGATTCAATTATGATGATGGGCTGTTAAGAGGTTATTATGTTGGTTGCAAATGATGATTGATTCTTGGGCATTTTAATGTTGGAGAGAAACAAAAGCAGAAGAAATTTCTTTGGTGTTGCTATTTGTTAAAGTTGATTCTCTAATTCGTGAAGGAATGGAATGTGGTGTTGGATTGAATCTGAAAACGGATTGTTTGATTTTGAAGGAATAGAATCCTACGCTTTATAGTGCGGTATGTGAAATTTAGATCATCATCTACAGAGATTGTGAGTAGAATGGGTAACCCTGTACGGAGAGCCGTGGTTTCTAGGTAATTTTTAAGCTCAAGAATCATTCATTCGAGCAAAAAATTGCTCGAATCGTTGGGGCAGATGTTGAAACAATTCCTTGCTTTTGCAGTGGCTGGCATTTGGGAAGAACAAATGAAACAATGAGGCTAATCATAACCACTTTTGTGGGGATTATATTTGGCTTTGTTTTAGGTGTATCTTTTCCCACACTTTCATTGACCAAGGCAGGAAGATTTGGATTTTACTCTTCTCAATTCCTTTACTAGTTTGCTTCCTACTCGATTTCTTGGTAGTCTGTGTTTGAATTTCGGTGAGAGACTTATGGAGATTGTTTCGGTTGTATCCTTTGTAGGTTAACTTATCATCAAACATATTTCCTTCTGTTGATCTTACTTACATAGAGGACAAGTACTCGGGTCTCTCGACTCAAGCACTTTTAAATGTATGGTCGGCTCTTAAAGGAATGAGAGGCATCTCGCGCAAATACAACAACACTAAGGTAAGTAGTTTCATGAAATTTGCTGTAAACCATAGCTTGGCGCTCATTGCATATCCCGATCACAGAGGTTTAGCAAGCGTAAGGTGTTAGATGCAGTTTATAATTATGAATTCTGCTGAAGCATCTCTGATTTTTAGGATAATACCTCTGTTTCTGGATTAAGTTATGTGGTCGATATGAACTATTCGAATAATTCATGTTACATGAGTGCTGTCAACTCTTTGAGGATTCATATGAGCTCTTGTTTTCAACGCAATTAGAGATCTTCCAGGCGAGTTGACCCAATCTTGAATCAAACTCTTCATATATTTCTGATATCAGTTCTATGATCGTCTCCGCCTAGTGAAAAATCAGACATAGTTGTGTATTCCTCCTAATAGTTAGAGAACTTCTGGTGACTCCAACGAATTCCAGTTATCTTCATTTTCTTAGTTGTGGATGATTTTACGCAGATCTGGGTTCCAACCAATCCTCGAGGTGCAGAGAGACTACCACCTGGCATTCTCGTAGCCGAATCTGACTTGTACACTCGCAGATTGTGGGGTGTTCCTGGCGAGGTGTGTATTCTTCCCCTGAACTTCATATTGCAATCGTTTCTATAATTTTCAAGTCCTTGAGAGTCACGTTCCACCTTTTTTCCCTCCTAAACTAAATAGCAGTTACAAAGCTTAGTTGAGAGGTCTCGATACTTATAACTCGTTGAATTGACATACAATCTTTTTAAAGGTGCAGAGCTCTATAAATATCGGTCTTTGTTTAACATTGATGGCGAACACATGTACATCCGAATTATGTTTTGTTATCTGATAAGGAGGCTTGACATTGCAGGACCTAATTGTTAAGCCAAGATATCTCATGACCTTTACTGTTGGTTACGACCAGAAAGACAACATCAATGCTGCAGTAAAGAAGGTAAACCGGAAGCCATCCCGTTTCCTCTCTGCTAAACAGGTGTTTTATGTAAATCCTGACAACGCTGTGCAGTTGACAGAGAACTTCCAAGTTCTGTTGTTTCACTATGATGGCCGGCCAAGCGAATGGGATGAATTTGAGTGGTCTAAACGGGCTATACACGTGAGTGTGAGGAAGCAAACTAAATGGTAAGTTATAAAGCAATTCCTTCATTTATTTGGTGGCATAATTTTTGGTTCATGTGCAAAACCAAAACTAAGTAGAAGTTTGTGTGTATTTAGATGCAATTACTAAACTATCTTTCTAGGTGGTACGCGAAGAGATTCTTACATCCTAACATTGTGGCCCCATACGACTATATCTTCATCTGGGACGAAGATCTTGGAGTTGAGAACTTCAACCCAGAGGAGTGAGTAGAAAATGGGTCCCTTCGACTCTCATTTTGTGAAACTTGGACAAAATTCTATGCTAAA
Coding sequences within:
- the LOC121773309 gene encoding uncharacterized protein LOC121773309 isoform X1 → MGNPVRRAVVSSGWHLGRTNETMRLIITTFVGIIFGFVLGVSFPTLSLTKVNLSSNIFPSVDLTYIEDKYSGLSTQALLNVWSALKGMRGISRKYNNTKIWVPTNPRGAERLPPGILVAESDLYTRRLWGVPGEDLIVKPRYLMTFTVGYDQKDNINAAVKKLTENFQVLLFHYDGRPSEWDEFEWSKRAIHVSVRKQTKWWYAKRFLHPNIVAPYDYIFIWDEDLGVENFNPEEYIKLVRKHGLDISQPGLSPDSGMTWEMTRRREDTEVHKDAEERPGWCTDPHQPPCAAFVEIMAPVFSRNAWRCVWHMIQNDLVHGWGLDFALRKCVEPAHEKIGVVDAQWIVHQTVPSLGNQGQEEEGKAPWEGVRERCKNEWTMFQDRWIEAEKVYFEAMGIDPPNSTIRY